The following proteins come from a genomic window of Acidimicrobiales bacterium:
- a CDS encoding CoA transferase — translation MTLAGASVVELSAFVAAPLAGMTLAGLGADVIRVDPPGGGLDYHRWPRSRAGDSLFWHGLNRGKRSVVLDWRRDEGRELVAALVARPGPGSGILLTNLGARGTLSHGALRTRREDVISVEIEGYRDGAIAVDYTIAARSGIPFLTGPTGTVGPVNSPLPSWDVATGFCAALAVVSALRQRERTGRGSATLIALADVAVSVLASLGFVDEQERAEQPRVRDGNYLYGAFGRDFTLSDGSRVMLVALTARQWRALVAAFGIAEEVEALERDRGLDLSDEGDRYRARAEIARLLERRCACLEPAAVLEALERHEACWSRYETAPELARALLGTRPPDGEGLVRDVPLPLRLDGTEPSPVGAAPELGRDTEAVLADLLSLSAREIGRLRDAGIAGTGRP, via the coding sequence GTGACCCTCGCAGGTGCGAGCGTCGTCGAGCTGTCGGCGTTCGTCGCCGCGCCCCTCGCGGGGATGACCCTCGCCGGCCTCGGTGCGGACGTGATCCGCGTGGACCCTCCGGGCGGGGGGCTCGACTACCACCGCTGGCCGCGCTCGCGCGCGGGCGACAGCCTCTTCTGGCACGGACTGAACCGCGGCAAGCGCTCTGTCGTCCTCGACTGGCGGCGCGACGAGGGGCGCGAGCTCGTCGCGGCCCTCGTCGCGCGCCCGGGCCCCGGGAGCGGGATCCTCCTCACCAACCTCGGTGCGAGGGGCACCCTCTCGCACGGCGCGCTGCGCACGCGACGCGAGGACGTCATCAGCGTCGAGATCGAGGGCTACCGTGACGGCGCGATCGCGGTCGACTACACGATCGCGGCGCGCTCGGGCATCCCGTTCCTCACAGGACCGACCGGGACGGTCGGGCCCGTGAACTCGCCCCTGCCGTCCTGGGACGTGGCGACGGGCTTCTGCGCTGCGCTCGCCGTCGTGAGCGCTCTGCGCCAGCGCGAGCGGACCGGGAGGGGCAGCGCGACGCTGATCGCCCTCGCGGACGTGGCGGTGAGCGTCCTCGCGTCGCTCGGCTTCGTCGACGAGCAGGAGCGGGCCGAGCAGCCCCGCGTGCGGGACGGCAACTACCTCTACGGCGCGTTCGGGCGCGACTTCACGCTCAGCGACGGGTCGAGGGTGATGCTCGTGGCGCTCACGGCCCGGCAGTGGCGCGCCCTCGTCGCTGCCTTCGGCATCGCCGAGGAGGTCGAAGCGCTCGAGCGGGACCGGGGGCTGGACCTGAGCGACGAGGGCGACCGCTACCGGGCGCGCGCCGAGATCGCTCGGCTCCTCGAGCGGCGCTGCGCGTGCCTCGAGCCGGCAGCCGTCCTCGAGGCGCTCGAGCGCCACGAGGCGTGCTGGAGCCGCTACGAGACCGCGCCCGAGCTCGCCCGCGCGCTCCTCGGGACGCGCCCCCCGGATGGGGAGGGCCTCGTCCGGGACGTCCCTCTCCCGCTGCGCCTCGACGGGACCGAACCTTCGCCGGTGGGCGCCGCCCCCGAGCTGGGCCGGGACACCGAGGCGGTCCTCGCCGACCTGCTCAGCCTGAGCGCGCGCGAGATCGGACGACTGCGCGACGCCGGCATCGCCGGGACGGGGCGGCCGTGA
- a CDS encoding DNA-3-methyladenine glycosylase 2 family protein, whose translation MASTEAAAARPAPDPAVLPSPGAEAPRVRSLRAAAQLLSARDPVVAALLGALGPPRLRPPQPSHFAALVRAIVYQQLAGPAAAAIHGRLVGALGDVEPRAVLSASAAQLRAVGLSAGKVASLVDLARRVDEGTLVLDSSLSRLGDEEIVRRLSTVRGIGRWTAEMFLLFQLRRLDVWPTGDLGVRRGYGLAWGVPMPPARQLEALGDRFRPYRSIVAWYCWRACELYARQDGRALTG comes from the coding sequence ATGGCCTCGACTGAGGCCGCCGCGGCGCGCCCCGCGCCCGATCCCGCCGTGCTGCCCTCGCCGGGCGCCGAGGCGCCACGCGTCCGGTCGCTGCGCGCCGCGGCGCAGCTCCTCTCGGCGCGCGACCCCGTCGTCGCGGCGCTCCTCGGCGCGCTGGGGCCCCCTCGGCTGCGGCCGCCCCAGCCGAGCCACTTCGCGGCGCTCGTGCGCGCGATCGTCTACCAGCAGCTGGCAGGGCCTGCCGCAGCCGCCATCCACGGGCGGCTCGTCGGCGCGCTCGGGGACGTCGAGCCCCGAGCCGTCCTGTCGGCCTCGGCCGCGCAGCTGCGGGCCGTGGGACTCTCGGCCGGCAAGGTCGCCTCCCTCGTCGACCTCGCACGGCGGGTCGACGAGGGCACGCTCGTCCTCGACTCGAGCCTCTCGAGGCTCGGCGACGAGGAGATCGTGCGCCGGCTCTCGACGGTGCGGGGGATCGGCCGGTGGACGGCGGAGATGTTCCTCCTCTTCCAGCTGCGACGGCTCGACGTGTGGCCGACGGGCGATCTCGGGGTCCGCCGGGGCTACGGCCTCGCCTGGGGGGTCCCGATGCCGCCTGCGCGCCAGCTCGAGGCGCTCGGCGACCGTTTCCGCCCCTACCGCTCGATCGTCGCCTGGTACTGCTGGCGGGCCTGCGAGCTCTACGCCCGTCAGGACGGGCGGGCGCTCACGGGCTGA